The Clarias gariepinus isolate MV-2021 ecotype Netherlands chromosome 3, CGAR_prim_01v2, whole genome shotgun sequence DNA window ACAGCCTCGTCCATGGGAGTGTTcccccacctacacacacacacacacagcggtaAAGCACTTAACTTGAATAtgttatggtttctatagcaacCACTCGTTCACAGGGATTGGTCCAGCAGATGCTCCCCTTCTCACCTGTCTCGGGGAACGGGGTTCACCTTACACGCCTCGAGAAGAAAGCGCACAACCTCAGAGTGACCTgcgaagcacacacacacacacacacacacacagaacaaacTCTCTAATAATTGTTTACACGTTATAAATCAAtggccttatatatatatatataggggggCGGAGGAGAGTGGTAACACCGAGGTGTTGATACCTTCAGCTGCAGCCACGTGGAGCGCCGTCCTGGAGTCGTAGTCCCTCTGCTCCATGTCCATGGAGGACAGAgcaaacctacacacacacaaaaggttGGGCGCATCAGCGAGGATGCAGGAAGGTGAGacaggtgtgcgtgtgtgtgtgtgtgtgtgcgcgtgctgtTCACCTCCTCAGTGCAGAGACGTCCCCCGTGTAGGCAGCAAACAGCAGATTAATAACAGATTTCACCTGGAATAAAAGAGAGAACAATAATACAGCtagcacctacacacacacacacacacacacacacacacacacagagggcaGCTGTGATTGGTAGAGTGATGTGTCACTCACCCGCTCGTCTCCGCCCTCTCGCCGAGGATCCAGCTTCTTAGCAAAGTGCCGCAGATTGTCATAGTTGTGGAAGTTACACAGCTGCACTagatcctaaacacacacacacacacacacacacacacacacacactatcattTTATGGCCACCCTTTAGTGTCTCCTGGCTTCATTAAGTCACACACTAGGGACTGAGCGCAGTGTTAATCAtctgtataaaacataaaatactgtaagatagagagagagggacagagggaagggagagagggggaggggggacagacagacagaaacctatggagagagagacaaataaaAAGAGACCCACATGTCCATACCTATCAGATGATGCAAAAGACACAGAATTACAAACACAGACTGTactagagacagacagacagacagacagacagacagacagacaggatggTACCGTGCAGAACTTGATGCCGCGGACGCTGTTCCCCAGTTTGTCCAGAGGAGGAGACCAGCACATGATTCCCATCACGTTGGGAACCACCAACAAAATACCACCTGCCACGCCCGACTTCGATGGTAAACCcacctacaacacacacacaaacgaaaCATGTTACATCAGGATGAGTaagtgaactgtgtgtgtgtgtgtgtgtgtgtgtgtgtgtgtgtcagactcACATGGAAGGCGAACTGGCCGGAGAAGTCGTACATGCCGCAGGAGTGCATGAGGCTCAGCGTGTTCCTCACGGCCTCTGGGTTCAGCACGCGCTCGCCTGTGATCGGACAGAATCCTCCGTTGGCCAACGTAGCCGCCATCACGCTGGCGCTCTCACACGTCACCTCTATAGaacacagctacacacacacaatttatgaTTGTTgcataaattattgttttttttatgtaaaagaaTGACATGAATGTAACAGCAATAAAGTATtcaaaaaagtaagtaaataaataattaattaaaccaaTCAATCAGCCTGACCTGGAAGTAGAAGTCCAGGATAGAGGTCATATCCGTTCCCTCTGGGAAACACTGTACAGGAAGAACAGAGTGCCAATAATTTATAACAGTgttataaacaatacaacatTAGGAAATAATCCTAAAATCTCTTTGTacttgttttataaaaaaaacactttaaaagcctttgttgttgttttctcacCTTCTTCTCTTTCAGGTAGTAGCCGATGGCGAAGTTTCTGTCTCCAGACATCCTCTCAGACTGAAACCTGGAGCAGACAAAACACGCTGGTGTCTAAACACCGCTTAAACACTCGACACAGACGTTTAAAGATGAGCAGACGTTTAAAaagcaccatttttttttattttttacaaatattttagatAAAAGTAGATGTGTTCATCTCCTCTTATTTCCAGATGTTGTGTAATAGTGCTGCTGCTGCCCTATTTATTGTGACACTGAATCTGGATCAGTCTGTTAGAGAATGAACTCCGCTGCCTCTGTATGAGATCATGTAGTGGGTGGGATGGATTTTCCACGATTGACAGGAGTTTGTTCAGTGGTCTGTTGTCCCTCACTGTCTCCTAAAGTACATTTCCAGTTTGATAGTTCAGCCCGGTTGATCTTGCTGCGTCCCAGGCACTGACGCTGCTGCACACTTCTTGCTAAAATGTAACATGTTTATGTGTAATATATGATAAAGACTGAGAGACGCATAAAGGAGGTTATGATGAGGACAAtgtctctatatatatatatatataagtgctgAGAACAAGACCatgcttttttcttcttcaagaGTGGATTTTAAACTGGTAAATCTGGCAACCCTTagttaataaataagaaaaaaaagaaccacTGAACACAGCTGTAGGTGGGTTTGTATAACCTGTAGGTGTCTGGCTGTAATCAGAGACTCACGTCGCGTTGCTGAAGCCCACGTACTCGTTTCCTGACATCTTTTGCAAAAAGTTCATCACCTGCCACAGAGACACACCAGAAACACGGTCGAGAGCTCAGTGTCagccttcacacacacctttatttattgatttatttatttatgtagttaTGCGTTTATGTCGTGTTGGATTTGGATTCCATTTCACTCACGTAGTCGAACTTCTCTGCGTTGCTGGCTCCTTGCTGTGAAACacccacacaacacacacagcgaGTTAAAGgagattcattttattttcaattggCTGTAGGACGGTGTGGAGAGGATTTACCTTGATGAGCGAGGTGCAGACTATCGCTCCTGCGTTCACCATCGGATTGTGCGGCTTATCTGTCGAACATTATAATTATcgcattcatttttaaatgaagtgaTACTGCacaatgtgtataaaaatgtgACTGCTAAACACGcgcgtgtgtgagtgtctgaCCGTCCTCGTCGAGAAACAGCTTGTTGAAGCGCAGTCCGCTGGGTTCTTTCCCGATGAAGCGGTGCACGTACTCGGTGCCGTGGTCATGCACGGCGATGGCGTATTTCAGCGGCTTCACACACGACTGCAGGCAGAACGGCACTTTGGTGTCACCCACCGTGTGTctgcaaaaaagtaaaaagatttaattatgCGCTAATTTTGCTGTGATACATCGTCGTTACAATTAGTGACGAAAATGCAGCGGCcacacaatacaaaattttcacaaatattataacatatttgaatttgtttcttttttaattctgaattgtaataaaatgctaaacaaaaccaaaaacaaaacctaaTGTAGAatcaggatatatatatatatatatacactaccgttcaaaagtttggggtgactttctaactccatgatggttcctgatttttatttctttctacattgtaaaggaatgctgaaggcgtccaaaaaatgcattaatctcctttgaacagttaatggtgagatgtttctgctacttctgctctgtaaagacttcataacgcctctaatctgaggtgctgttaattggtcatttttcaggctgataactctaaatgaacttctcgtctgagacagaggtaggttttggtctcgccctcctgggacggccttcatgagagacagtttcattatggtgcttgagggattttgcaaatgcacttgacaatactgttcttgcaagaactattacagaaaggccgacctctgtgtcttaaaataacaactaactgttgtttttgttgttgttacgtaattatctaattccatatgtgttattttatagttttgaaatccccagtattgttgtagaatgtagaaaataaatcactaaacaaaaacaaagacccACCCTGTAGAATCGGCTCTGAGGTCTCTAAAGTTAAGAGCCGATTCGATTcgccttaaaaataaaaaataaacaaatcaataaatGGATCCTACAACACATGACGCGGGGGTAAAGAGGTAAAGCTAAAGGTTGTGTGAAAACAACTTGTTATAGGAAGTTAATTAATGTCAGAGAGGTGATGGTAATTATACTCCATCACATCACCACGGTgttattattttcctgtaacagcacacacacacacacacacacacacacacacacacacagtgtttaagTCAGTTCTTACCTCTGGCCATCAACAGTACAGAGAGACACGGCCCAGAAATCAGGACTGAACTTGGCCAGCTGGGGGATGTAGTCTGCCACCTGCAGCACAACACCACgacatgaacacacactcttCTCCATCACCAAGATAACACTATAAAGAGAACAGAAGtcctaatcacacacacacagacacacacagactttgATTACCTGTCCTCCTGAGAGCTTCTTGGCGGTCTCGTACAGCTCGTCAATGTGTGACGTGAACGACTGGAAATCAGGAATCACAAACTTCTTCCTGAACGCCTGCGTGAGCAGCACAATGTTGCTCTggacacatctacacacacacacagttgataAGAACAGAAATTACTCTAATGCTCTAAAGAAGTCCTTCAGGACACCCTGCACAACAACATAACACtgacagaacaacaacaactcgTATTTCACAACTCaacagacaaacacaaacatgatggggaaaaaaaaaaaaaaaaaaattcagcacaTATGCAAAGACTGCACATAAAgtgtttcagttttgttttgttgtcatggttacattggatcagagagaaaaacacaacacTTGTGATGATATTCTGATGTGTTATAGTTCAGTTTCGACCCACTGAAGCCAGCGTGAATAAAACCTGACAGAGATCAGACAGGGGCAGGAGGAAGTGACTCAGCTTGTGAAGTCTGCATTACGCCGCGTGCTAACACTCCCAGAATAGCCGTGCATCATCAGCACAGCAACACAATACTGATAATACAGCAAACTACACTCAGGAATAAGTGCAGCTCTTAAACAGTGGGGCAAAGCAAACCCAGAAAAACATCTAAATCCGAACCTGCTCTTTGTCTTTAGACATAAAAAAGGGTTCACTAATGACACTGACACCTTGCTGGGTCAGAACAAAGAACCAATGACATTAGGGACTGGGGGTGGAGTTATCACCACCAAATAAAAGTTTGTGACCgccatttataaatataaaaattgacTCAAAACGCAACAGGCAGATCAAATGCTTTCTAGTACTAATAGAGTCAGGAGAGCTGCTCTCAAATAATTGttgaaatttattattattgtttttgcgCTTGCAGACGAATGTATACAGTGGCGTCATGACGTGACTCTTTAGCCCATGGGAAAAAACAGAGCCAGTTCTGAGGAGGTTCACTATAGAACCGACTCTGTACCAGCACTAACATGAACCAGACAAGAACTAGCTCCTGGCTCACTGCAAgtacctgtacacacacacagaacgcTCACACTTCCACCGCGCACGCCAACAGCTTGCTGTCCCGCAGAAGCAGCTTTAGATAAAACAGGAGAAAGTAATCACACGGTATAATCTCTGGAGACTGTACAGGATCCTGTAATCCCAGTTTCTATTTTTGTCAGAATCACATGATAGAGGATCTCAGCAGGAAGCTTCAGATACCAACACTTCATCTGGCCGTGACTGGACCCGCCTTCCTGCTCCGGAATCctgccagccaatcagaaatcaTCATCCAACATGTCTACTGTATTTAATCACTGCATAAAGTCTTGGATGGATATATCCTAGACACCCCACCCCCACACTCACACCCACCCCTACCCCCCATACACATTCTTCTTAATTCTAAAATGTTTACTGGTTctgcactacctcaactcattacctcaacACAACAAagtattatgttatgttgtgtttttcaCACCGTCACTTTTTTGCTCGTTTACACATTTGCACGTGTACTTTACATTGTCTGTTGTCTCTGGGTTAgatagttagttttttgttaatttatgttgttaatttatgttggtaAAATTtatgttcaaattcaaattcaaattttatttgtcacatacacaaacatacacagtacgaaatgtagtgaaatgtattatacgactgctattgaccctaaaagagaattaaagtttacaaataagaaataaatataaataaaagaatacgataaaaaattaaataaaaaattaaattaaactaggaaaaaatagaactaaaaataaaaatagaaatgtgctagaaaaaaatggaactaaaaataaaaatagaaatatgatatgcataaaaatgttgccaggtcaatctgtcttgtctctgctagccagctaactagaccttttagttagctagttttagctcttctgttaatttatgttgtaaatggatgttgcatgtagcaccttggtcctggaggaacgtcgtttcgtttcactgtgtactaactgtatatggttgaagtgacaataaagccaacTTGAACTTGAGAAATGTAAGAgtttagttactttttaaagtggtGTCGATCCAGAGATCCATCAGACGAGTTCTTCAGTGTGATCTTCAGCATCTCCATACACTCCTTCAGACGAGGATCTCCTGTACGCAGTCCTGTCGATTTTAACgcctacacacagacacacacacagacacacacacagacacaaagtgagagagagagagagagagagagatgcatcaTAATTACTTAAAGACATAATCACAAATGAGAATTTAGGtggtttttaaaatgcatgtcAGAAAGATTCCAGAATGCTGATAAATGCAAGAATTACAGAATGCTGAATGAGCACTGAAAAGTTCTAGTGTTTTGAATGTGGGACGGGCACTAGAATATGGactaattttaaatgctttttgaaAATGTTCTAGAATTCAAGATGTTTGGAAATGTTTTAGAATACTGGGTGGACACTGGGAAGGTTCTGGAATGCAGGATGCTTATGTGGGAGGGTCTCCAGAATGTAGACTAATGGTGAATGCTTGTTAAAAAAGTTCTAGAAGGCTGGATGACCATTGGAAAAATTCTACCATGTGGGACGCTGTTTGAGAAAGTTCTACAATACTGGGTGTTCATTGGAAGAGTTCCAGAATCCTGTCTCCACTTTTGGAACGGGGGACACTTGTTGAAAAATGTACTAGAATACTGAGTGGTGACTGGGAGGGTTCTAGAATGCTTATGCTAGAGGATGTCTATGTGGGAGGGGCTCTAGAATGTGGACTAATGCTGAATGCTTGTTGATAATGTTCTAGAATACTGGGTGTTCATTGGAAGAGTTCAAGAAAGCTGGATTCTGTTTGCAAAAGCTCTAGAATTTgggtgctttttaaaaatgttctagAATACTGTGTGGTCACTGGGAGGGGCTCTTGAATATGGAGTTGAATTGTTGAATGTTTGTTAAATGGGTTCGGGAATACTGGGTGGTCATTAAAAGGGTTCTAGAACATGTATTTCTCAATGAAGAAGTTAAGAGTTGAAAATGTTCTAGAATACTGGGTGTTCACTGGAAAGGTTCTTGAACGGTGTGTGCATGTTGAAAGCGTTGTCTAAAATTCAGAAATGAAACAGTTAATCATTGTTCCTGAAAGACCCTGATTCCAGATATGGCGTATGTGTGCGTGTAttgcatgcatgtttgtgtgtgtgtgtgtgtgtgtgtgtgtgtgtgtgtataccgtAGTAAACTTGTGTGCTGGGATTTTATCTTGGCCCTCGGCGATGGTGTAGAAGAGCAGATCCTCCAGACTGGGTAGGATTCCTGCCTTCCTTCTTCTaaagataaaacacacacacagagttttcATGTGATAGTGAAACTTTTGAACTTTTCCCTCAGATTGTCAGTGATGATGGAAGGCGGATCTGTAATGTACAGGGCGAGAGCTTTTAGCTAACTGGACGTCCCAGCCCCACCCTGGGAGGAGGAAcaggagggggaggagggggaggaataggaggagggggaggagaaACATTTCGCCACGTTTCACAGAGGCTCTCTCCAGTGTAGCGTTTTAGCACCACACGTCATCACTGAGACGAGCGCAAGCACAGAAGGAGGAACAGTTCTGAAGCAGAGGAACTGTTCCACCAGAGGAACAGTTCTGAAGCAGGACACTTCTCCTCTGAgctgcagtgcattgtgggaaagCAGAAGAATAATCCTCCATGACGGAGGGGGATTACACAAGAAAGATGAAAAGGATGAAGCTTCTTTTATGAGGAGAAACATCCAGAGACACATCACAGAGAAcatctgtcacacacacgctgGAAGGCAGCTTAATGTTCCGTGTTCTCACAGTTTACCTTCTCAAGAACACGTCCCTCACGAAAATGACTAAAACACCCCGCAGGGCTTCATCTGAACTCGAGACTCTCAGGAGACACCTCTGAGATGTTGCCTCTGGAtaggggagggggaggggtcCGAAATGTGGGATGTTTAATAAAAGCGTTCTAGATTATGGGATGCTTGTTGGAAGCGATCTAGAACACAAGCGAACACAGAATTTTCATTGCTAGGATTCTAGATTGCCACATGCTCATTAGTAAAGCTCTAGACCTTAGAGTTCCTTTTAACCAAAGGGCTCGAGATTATTGAATGCTCAGTAAAAGGGTTCCAGAGGGCTTGTTATAAGTGCGTAGAAATTAGAAATAATACAGAACATTTTTTGTGTGCGGTTCTAGAGTAAAGAATGTCTGTCGGAAGGGCTCTAGAATGTGATACTTTAAacaattctttttattattcttttattttattgaaatggTTCTAGAGAGCGAAATGCTTATGAGAAAGGCACCACAGAgcataattataaattaaggaATGAATTATTGATTATGGTGTGTTCTAGATTCTTGATGGTCTCCAGAAAACTAGAAAACTTAGAAGAGTTCTACACAGAACGCT harbors:
- the glsa gene encoding glutaminase a isoform X1, whose protein sequence is MLRLRCSVAVKELLRARQGRPVLLRGGETSRAARHTVAPVTGARALTGGCRRYLCTGAGQPGNDKDAANEKRRKAGILPSLEDLLFYTIAEGQDKIPAHKFTTALKSTGLRTGDPRLKECMEMLKITLKNSSDGSLDRHHFKKCVQSNIVLLTQAFRKKFVIPDFQSFTSHIDELYETAKKLSGGQVADYIPQLAKFSPDFWAVSLCTVDGQRHTVGDTKVPFCLQSCVKPLKYAIAVHDHGTEYVHRFIGKEPSGLRFNKLFLDEDDKPHNPMVNAGAIVCTSLIKQGASNAEKFDYVMNFLQKMSGNEYVGFSNATFQSERMSGDRNFAIGYYLKEKKCFPEGTDMTSILDFYFQLCSIEVTCESASVMAATLANGGFCPITGERVLNPEAVRNTLSLMHSCGMYDFSGQFAFHVGLPSKSGVAGGILLVVPNVMGIMCWSPPLDKLGNSVRGIKFCTDLVQLCNFHNYDNLRHFAKKLDPRREGGDERVKSVINLLFAAYTGDVSALRRFALSSMDMEQRDYDSRTALHVAAAEGHSEVVRFLLEACKVNPVPRDRWGNTPMDEAVHFGHHDIVTILQDYHNNYSPQESGTNGDKDTAEKNLDGML
- the glsa gene encoding glutaminase a isoform X3, translated to MLRLRCSVAVKELLRARQGRPVLLRGGETSRAARHTVAPVTGARALTGGCRRYLCTGAGQPGNDKDAANEKKAGILPSLEDLLFYTIAEGQDKIPAHKFTTALKSTGLRTGDPRLKECMEMLKITLKNSSDGSLDRHHFKKCVQSNIVLLTQAFRKKFVIPDFQSFTSHIDELYETAKKLSGGQVADYIPQLAKFSPDFWAVSLCTVDGQRHTVGDTKVPFCLQSCVKPLKYAIAVHDHGTEYVHRFIGKEPSGLRFNKLFLDEDDKPHNPMVNAGAIVCTSLIKQGASNAEKFDYVMNFLQKMSGNEYVGFSNATFQSERMSGDRNFAIGYYLKEKKCFPEGTDMTSILDFYFQLCSIEVTCESASVMAATLANGGFCPITGERVLNPEAVRNTLSLMHSCGMYDFSGQFAFHVGLPSKSGVAGGILLVVPNVMGIMCWSPPLDKLGNSVRGIKFCTDLVQLCNFHNYDNLRHFAKKLDPRREGGDERVKSVINLLFAAYTGDVSALRRFALSSMDMEQRDYDSRTALHVAAAEGHSEVVRFLLEACKVNPVPRDRWGNTPMDEAVHFGHHDIVTILQDYHNNYSPQESGTNGDKDTAEKNLDGML
- the glsa gene encoding glutaminase a isoform X2 gives rise to the protein MLRLRCSVAVKELLRARQGRPVLLRGGETSRAARHTVAPVTGARALTGGCRRYLCTGAGQPGNDKDAANEKRKAGILPSLEDLLFYTIAEGQDKIPAHKFTTALKSTGLRTGDPRLKECMEMLKITLKNSSDGSLDRHHFKKCVQSNIVLLTQAFRKKFVIPDFQSFTSHIDELYETAKKLSGGQVADYIPQLAKFSPDFWAVSLCTVDGQRHTVGDTKVPFCLQSCVKPLKYAIAVHDHGTEYVHRFIGKEPSGLRFNKLFLDEDDKPHNPMVNAGAIVCTSLIKQGASNAEKFDYVMNFLQKMSGNEYVGFSNATFQSERMSGDRNFAIGYYLKEKKCFPEGTDMTSILDFYFQLCSIEVTCESASVMAATLANGGFCPITGERVLNPEAVRNTLSLMHSCGMYDFSGQFAFHVGLPSKSGVAGGILLVVPNVMGIMCWSPPLDKLGNSVRGIKFCTDLVQLCNFHNYDNLRHFAKKLDPRREGGDERVKSVINLLFAAYTGDVSALRRFALSSMDMEQRDYDSRTALHVAAAEGHSEVVRFLLEACKVNPVPRDRWGNTPMDEAVHFGHHDIVTILQDYHNNYSPQESGTNGDKDTAEKNLDGML
- the glsa gene encoding glutaminase a isoform X4, with product MIELLTFAFVLRRKAGILPSLEDLLFYTIAEGQDKIPAHKFTTALKSTGLRTGDPRLKECMEMLKITLKNSSDGSLDRHHFKKCVQSNIVLLTQAFRKKFVIPDFQSFTSHIDELYETAKKLSGGQVADYIPQLAKFSPDFWAVSLCTVDGQRHTVGDTKVPFCLQSCVKPLKYAIAVHDHGTEYVHRFIGKEPSGLRFNKLFLDEDDKPHNPMVNAGAIVCTSLIKQGASNAEKFDYVMNFLQKMSGNEYVGFSNATFQSERMSGDRNFAIGYYLKEKKCFPEGTDMTSILDFYFQLCSIEVTCESASVMAATLANGGFCPITGERVLNPEAVRNTLSLMHSCGMYDFSGQFAFHVGLPSKSGVAGGILLVVPNVMGIMCWSPPLDKLGNSVRGIKFCTDLVQLCNFHNYDNLRHFAKKLDPRREGGDERVKSVINLLFAAYTGDVSALRRFALSSMDMEQRDYDSRTALHVAAAEGHSEVVRFLLEACKVNPVPRDRWGNTPMDEAVHFGHHDIVTILQDYHNNYSPQESGTNGDKDTAEKNLDGML